DNA from Leptospira mayottensis 200901116:
GCCCCCTTCACAGTCTCACGTCGTGCTCGACTTAGTTCCGGGGCGTCTCGAACTTGCCTCACCACATCGTGTGGTTCGGTCGTGTTTTTCGCTTCTTACGGAAGCTCAAAACACTTTCAAATTCTCGCTTCGAGTCCATGTTTGATTGTTATATTAATTTCTGCCGAAGAAGGGACTCGAACCCCCACGACCTTGCGATCGCTGGCACCTGAAGCCAGTGCGTCTACCAATTCCGCCACTTCGGCGTGCAGTGTGAAACCGCTTTACAATCTCAGAAGGTTTGGGTTTTCCGTCACCCATTATTTTGGAATTCATTGACACGGAGGTTGATCCGATTCTATGATCCAGTTAGAATGAAAGCAGAAAGAAAAACCGCCGAAACCGAGATCAAATTGGAAATGAATCTCCACGGAACTGGTCAGTATCAATTCGATACTGAAATTCCTTTTTTTGAACACATGCTTTCTCATATCTCCAAACACGGATTAATTGATCTGAATCTTTGGTTGAGAGGGGACATCGAAATCGATTGCCATCATTCCGTAGAAGATACTGCGATTTTAATGGGAACTACGATTCATAAACAATTAGGTGACAAAGCTGGAATCTTTCGATACGGACATTTTACTCTTACTATGGATGAAGTTCTTACAACCGTAGCCGTGGATCTGGGTGGTAGGTATTTTTTTAAATATACCGGTCCCGAGCTAACGGGTAAGTTCGGAATTTATGATGCGGAACTTTCTTTGGAATTTTTACAAAAACTTGCATTGAATGCAAAGATGAATCTGCATATATTCGTTCATTACGGAGATAACAGACATCATATTCACGAGTCCATTTTTAAGGCTCTAGGTAAAGCTCTTAGAATGGCGATCGCACAAGACTCCGCGACTGCAGGTGCGATTCCTTCCACAAAAGGAGTTTTGGAATGATAGCTATTCTAGATTACGGAATGGGAAATATTCATTCCTGTATCAAAGCCGTATCTCTTTATACGAAAGATTTCGTTTATACGAAAAATAAGGCAACGATAGAAAATTCAAAAGCTCTAATATTGCCAGGTGACGGGCATTTTGATAGGGCTATGGAGAATTTGAGTTTGACCGGACTTCGAGAAACGATCAATAAACATGTAAGTTCCGGAAAACCTCTTTTCGGGATTTGTATAGGTTTTCAAATTCTTTTCGAATCTTCGGAAGAAATTGCTCAAGGTACTAAAAAAGAGCAGATTGAGGGTTTGGGATATATTAAAGGAAAGATCAGAAAATTTCAGGGAAAAGATTTTAAGGTTCCTCATATCGGTTGGAATCGGCTTCAAATTCGTAGAAAAGATAAAAGTATTCTTTTAAAGGGAATCAGCGATCAGTCTTTTTTTTATTTCATCCATTCTTACAGACCGACGAGCGCAGAAGGAAATGCGATTACCGGACTTTGCGATTACTACCAAGAGAAATTTCCGGCCGTTGTGGAAAAAGATAACATTTTTGGGACTCAGTTCCATCCCGAAAAATCTCATATCCATGGACTTAAACTTTTGGAGAATTTCATTCATTTCGTATGATTATCATTCCGGCCATCGATCTATTCGATAATTGCGCAGTTCGTTTATTCAAAGGAAATTACAAGGAGAAGAAAATTTATTCTTCCGAACCTTGGAAACTTGCGGAAGGTTTTGCTAAAAACGGGGCGACCTTACTTCATCTCGTGGATCTGAACGGTGCTAGAAATCAACTTGGTATCAACGAAAATTCCATCTTGAAAATCCGTAAAACGACTTCACTCAAAGTGCAATTAGGCGGCGGAATTAGAGACAAAGAGAAATTGGCTTATTACGATAAAATTGGAATTGATCGTTTTATTCTCGGAACGGCCGCAGTAACGGATCCTGATCTTTTAAAGTTCGCACTTGATAACTACGGAAAAGAGAGAGTCGTCGTCGCAGTAGATGCAATAGACGGGATTGTAAAAATTGCAGGATGGGAAAAAGACTCGGGAGTTCGTTATCGAGATCTGATGGATCGCCTCGCAAAAGCGGGAATCGAACATGTTGTTTTTACGGATATTGCTCAAGATGGAACTCTTGCCGGACCGAACTTGAAAGCCTATCAAGAAATCTTAAATTCTTACCCGTTTCAAGTCATCGCTTCCGGTGGGATTTCCTCTCTTAAAGATCTTATGGATCTTTCGTCTCTTAAAACTAAAATTCCACTTTATGGTGTGATTACGGGAAAAGCTTTGTACGAAGGAAAGCTGGATCTTGCAGAAGCGATTTCTTCCATTTAAGGAAACTTAAAGGGTAAATTAGATTTTTCTTTTCACCTGGAAAGGAACTATACATAAAGGTAATTGATCTTACAAGATTGGGGACGTTCATGGGCCAATTATCTAAAAATAAAATATCAATCATTCTTTCCGCATTAGGATTAATTCTTTCCTTCTTGCTTATTCAAAAATACTACGGCGATCCTAATTCGATCGGAGATACTCTTTGCAACGCACTCAGCGAATTCGGTTCTTGCGATAAAGTTTCCGAAAGTACTTACTCTGCGATTCGAAACGTTCCCGGTCTTGGAGATATTCCGATTGCGTTATTTGGTTTTGTTTTTTACGGCTTTGTGGGTTTTCTTTTCGTGTTGTCCGAAATTAAAAAAGAAACCTTGGAAAAAAATCTAAGATTTGCATTTTATGTTTTGATTCTTGGATTTGTAGTCGATTTAGGTCTGTTTTTGCTTTCCGTAGGAGTAATAAAAGCGTTATGCGGTCTTTGTGTTGCAACCTATTTCGTAACGATCGCACTTCTTGTGGTAAACTTTCCCGTTTTTAAATCCCTTTCCGATAAATCGATTCGGGCGGTTCTGAATTCGTTCAGTGGAAGTTTCGTAAACCTTCTTATTGTGATTTTTTCCTTTTTCGTTCTCGGTCTTTACGGAGGAAGAATTTCCACGGGCGGAACCAGACTGGTTTCCGGCAGCGCGGGTGGTGAAAAGTCTATTTCAGAGCAGTTGAAAGAATTTGAAACGGCTCAGACGGTTCAAATTGATTTGAAAGATGTCCCCGTTCTTGGTGATTTGAATGCTCCGATTACGATCGTAAAATATGCGGACTTTAATTGCGGTCATTGTATGCACACGAGTAAGATTCTGAAATCTTTTCTAAACGAGTACGAAGGAATCATTAAAGTGGCTTATAAGAATTTTCCATTGGACGGAAATTGTAATCGTCTTGTCGGAAGAAAATCTCCAGAGGCAAGTTCCTGTATCGCGGCTAGCGCGGCACTTTGTGCAAATCAGCAGAATAAATTTTATCTGGTTTATACGGGTCTTTATGATGACAATGAAGCGGGCGTAATGCACACCGCAGCGACTGTAACTCGTCTTGCTGAAAAGAGCGGTTTGAAAATGGATCAATTCCGTGCTTGTATGAGTTCTACCAAAATCAGAGATCATATCAATCGTGAAGTAGACGAGGCTGAAAAACTGAAAATTAGTTCCACTCCGACTTTGTTCATCAATAATAAACCTTTTCCAAAAAGTGGAACTCCGGATGTCGACTTTTTACATCGACTGATCCATCAACTCGTCAATCAGAGTTGATCTTTTATCGCCAAATGGAAAATGAGAAGAAGCGATTTTGCAGAAATTGTGGTACGCATATCTTAGTGGAGTCGATCCAGTGCGTATTCTGCGGATCGTTTCAGTCTCAGAATTCGATTCCTTTTTTTCGCTTTGCGGCTGAAAGTAAGTTCTTCAGAACCAAAATTCTTTATCCTGCTTTGCCGGTTTTGGGATTAATTCTTTTTGTAGTTCATATTTTTCTTAAGTTCGAAACGATTCCATTATACGTTTCGATTTTATTTTTTTTGTGGGCTCTGATATTTTCGATCTCAGGTTGGATCGGGGAATTGATCTTGGACCTAAAATTTCGAGGAGATGTAAAGGATTTTAAGGAAGGGTTTATCGAATGGCAAAAACACCTTTACGATCGTTCTCCCGCAATTTCCTACCTAGGAATGATCTTATTCGTTGCGACACCTTTAATACAATGGCAGAATTCTCTTTGGTTTTCTTTGTCTTCCGCCGGAATTTGGACGTTATTGATTTCTTTTATTCTCTTAGTTATTGTTCCGTTAGTTTAAAAAATTATAAATTACCTCGAAGTATTTCGAAAGAATATTTGGTCCTTGAGCTATTGATTAACGAGGTTCGATGTAAAGGAATCATGTCAAATGGGATCTTGATTTTCGTAAAAAACAAGCTTGTATGTAAGAGTTATTGTATTTTTAGGAATGATTAAAGTGGTTATAGTTTTTGGATAAAACTCAAAATTAAAAATGAATTTTTATCTCAATCTTTAAAGTTGTATAATGATGATTCGATTAGGATTTGTGAAGTGGTTGTTGCAGTATTGAATAATATTGTTCCTAAGCTCAATTTTTGTTCAAATTCTTTCTAAATTATAAAAATTGCATATTAATATTAGAAATTTACTTTGATAGGAATTCTTACAAATCGAATAAAGATGGAATTTTAAAAGAAATCGGAGTTTGAAAATTAAATTTTTTTACTAAGGGTCTGTCTTAAAAACTTTAAAAGAAATCAGTTACAGTCATTCAATAAGTTCGTAATAAAATATATAAGTTCCCACAAATTACGTCTTTTTGATAGTTTACGAGCTTTCGAGCATATTTTATAACTGTTAAGTTCTCGTCGAGGTTCCTATATTCCGAGGTTTTGGGATAGGCTTTGATTTCTTAAGTGGCAGAAGCGTAAAAATTTGTGATTTCGATTTGTTTTACAAAAATAAAATTTTCATTTTTCCGAATGTTTCTTATTCTGTTTTACTATGTCGAAATCTTCTCTTTTTAAAAGGATTCTTTTCGGAATTTTAATCTTACTTTCCTTAGTTTTAACCCTGTTTTTACATACGATTTTTTTCAAACCTCTGACGCTCGGTTTGTTTTATGAAAAGATCTTTTGGGAATCTATTTTGAATGACCCGGAATATCTGACTTCTCTTGGAATTTTAAACAATTTCGGAATCGATGGTTATCAAAAGAAACTTACTGATATATCGGTTGAAAGACAAAAACAGGATTTGGAAAAGGCAAAAAAGAATCTGGAAATACTTTTGTCGTATGGAAAGGAAGATTTATCGGGGCAGGAATTACTTTCTTTCGAAATTCTAGAATGGTTTCTTCGTTTAAAAATTTCCGGTGAAAAGTTTTTATTTCACGATTATCCTGCAAACCAGTTATTCGGGATTCAAAGTCAACTTCCGACTTTTTTAGTAACTCAACATCCGATCAAGTCTTCTCAAGATGTAGAAAATTACATTGCAAGACTTGAGTTCGTTCCTAAAAAAATTGATCAACTCATTGAGGGAATTTTATACAGAGATAGGAAGGGAATCCTTCCCCCCGATTTCATTTTGGATCGATTGATCTCAGAAGTAGAGGGTTTTATCAAGGTTCCGGCAAAGGAGAATATTCTCTATACCTCATTCGGGGGAAAAATCGAAAAAATAAGTTCTATTTCTTCAGATTTAAAGGATCGATCTTTGACACGTGTTCAACAATCGATCGAATCGGGAATTTATCCGTCCTATTCAAAATTGCTTAATCTATTTTTAGAGCAAAAAAAACATGCGGATTCAAGGGCGGGTGTTTGGAAGCTTCCGGACGGAGACGCTTATTATTCTCACGAATTAAAAAAACATACCACGGTCGAATTGGATCCGGAACAAATCCATAATATCGGTTTATCTGAGGTTTCTCGAATTCAAAATGAAATGAAAACGATTTTGAAAAGTCTCGGAAAAAATCAATCCATCCCGAATGCAATGTCCGAACTCAGGAAGGATTCTCAATTTTTATTTCCTGACAATGAGAAAGGTAAGTTGCAGGCTTTGGAAGAATATAAGAAAATTTTAAAGGATTCGGAAGAGAAAGCAAAATCTTTATTTTTCAAAATGCCAAAAAGCAAAGTGGAAGTGGATAGAATTCCTATCTTTAAGGAAAAAACCGCGCCAGGAGCGTATTACGACGAACCTGCGTTAGATGGTTCAAGACCCGGAATTTTTTATGCAAATCTTAGGGATACAAAAGAGATTCCAAAGTTCGGAATGAAAACTTTGACTTATCACGAAACCATTCCGGGGCATCACCTTCAGATTGCAATTATGCAGGAACTCAAAGGGCTTCCGCGTTTTAGAAATACAATTACGTTTACAGCCTATGTGGAAGGTTGGGCCTTGTATGCGGAACGTCTTGCAAAGGATTACGATTTTTTTCAAGATCCTTATTCGGATTTAGGGAGACTTCAAGCGGAATTGTTCAGAGCTGTTCGACTTGTAGTCGATACCGGATTACATTATAAACGATGGACTAGGGAACAAGCGATCTCTTATATGATGCAGAATACTGGAATGGCTCCGAAAGATGTAACTGCAGAGATAGAAAGATACATCGTGTATCCGGGCCAGGCTTGTTCGTATAAAATCGGGATGTTAAAAATTCTCGAACTCAGAGAAAAAGTAAAAGTTCATAAAAAGAAAACCTTTGATATTCGAAAATTTCACTCCGTCGTTTTAGACAATGGATCTTTGCCTTTGATCATTTTGGAAAGACTTGTGGAGGGCGAATTGTTAAACGAAAAGAAATGAATTTTACTTTGTCAAAGCCCTTTGCAAAACGATTTTATAGCGTATAAATTTAAAACTTTCACGAAAAATTTTTTAGTTTGATGGTTTAAAAGGATCCAGGTATTGAAAAGTGAACAATCATTTCGTTGAAGTTTGCTATATGTAGATTTCAGGGTTCTTGCGGCTAAACGAAAATGAGTTTAACCTTGGGGAAGCTCGAGGACGAAACAAGTTTTTTGAGATCAAGTTCTAGTGAAATACTGGAGTATGATTTAATGTTTTATTTTTTCCTACGATGTAAGATTGTTCGATTGTCGCGTGTAAGTATTCTTTCGCAAATCGAACGGCTTCGATCAACTTTTCGCCTCTCGCTAAATAAGAAGTAATCGCTGAAGAATATGTACATCCGGTTCCGTGCGGATAGAATCCGTTCACGAATGGTTTTTCAAATTTGGAGATATTTTTTCCGTCGAACAAAATATCGAGCGCGACTTCCTCATTTTGTAAATGGCCACCCTTTAAAAGAACAGGAATTTTAAATTTTTCGAATATTAATTTTGCAAAATCCGGCATTTCTTGGCTCTTGCTAATTTTTTTTCCAGTGAGAATTTCCGCTTCGTCCAAATTGGGGGTAACTAGATCTGCAAGAGGGATCAGCTTTGTTAACAAAGCGTCAATTGCCGATTCTTGTAAAAGTTTAGCGCCGCTTGTAGAGACCATTACGGGATCAATCACGAGTGAAAAGTTTTTTTCAGTATTCCTTCTCTTTGAAAGGAGATAACTCGTTTTTTCTATGATGTCAGTCGAAAACAACATTCCAGTCTTGATCGATTTTACGGGAAAATAGTCTAACACAGCTAAGATTTGTTTTTCTAAAAAATCCGCATCCACTTCTAAAATTCCCGTAACACCTAAAGGATTTTGTGAAGTAAGGCAAGTGATTGCAGAGGTTCCGAACGTATCTAATGCAGTGAATGTTTTTAAGTCTGCTTGAATTCCCGCACCTCCTCC
Protein-coding regions in this window:
- the hisB gene encoding imidazoleglycerol-phosphate dehydratase HisB, with translation MTRRLIRFYDPVRMKAERKTAETEIKLEMNLHGTGQYQFDTEIPFFEHMLSHISKHGLIDLNLWLRGDIEIDCHHSVEDTAILMGTTIHKQLGDKAGIFRYGHFTLTMDEVLTTVAVDLGGRYFFKYTGPELTGKFGIYDAELSLEFLQKLALNAKMNLHIFVHYGDNRHHIHESIFKALGKALRMAIAQDSATAGAIPSTKGVLE
- the hisH gene encoding imidazole glycerol phosphate synthase subunit HisH — encoded protein: MIAILDYGMGNIHSCIKAVSLYTKDFVYTKNKATIENSKALILPGDGHFDRAMENLSLTGLRETINKHVSSGKPLFGICIGFQILFESSEEIAQGTKKEQIEGLGYIKGKIRKFQGKDFKVPHIGWNRLQIRRKDKSILLKGISDQSFFYFIHSYRPTSAEGNAITGLCDYYQEKFPAVVEKDNIFGTQFHPEKSHIHGLKLLENFIHFV
- the hisA gene encoding 1-(5-phosphoribosyl)-5-[(5-phosphoribosylamino)methylideneamino]imidazole-4-carboxamide isomerase, with the translated sequence MIIIPAIDLFDNCAVRLFKGNYKEKKIYSSEPWKLAEGFAKNGATLLHLVDLNGARNQLGINENSILKIRKTTSLKVQLGGGIRDKEKLAYYDKIGIDRFILGTAAVTDPDLLKFALDNYGKERVVVAVDAIDGIVKIAGWEKDSGVRYRDLMDRLAKAGIEHVVFTDIAQDGTLAGPNLKAYQEILNSYPFQVIASGGISSLKDLMDLSSLKTKIPLYGVITGKALYEGKLDLAEAISSI
- a CDS encoding thioredoxin domain-containing protein; the protein is MGQLSKNKISIILSALGLILSFLLIQKYYGDPNSIGDTLCNALSEFGSCDKVSESTYSAIRNVPGLGDIPIALFGFVFYGFVGFLFVLSEIKKETLEKNLRFAFYVLILGFVVDLGLFLLSVGVIKALCGLCVATYFVTIALLVVNFPVFKSLSDKSIRAVLNSFSGSFVNLLIVIFSFFVLGLYGGRISTGGTRLVSGSAGGEKSISEQLKEFETAQTVQIDLKDVPVLGDLNAPITIVKYADFNCGHCMHTSKILKSFLNEYEGIIKVAYKNFPLDGNCNRLVGRKSPEASSCIAASAALCANQQNKFYLVYTGLYDDNEAGVMHTAATVTRLAEKSGLKMDQFRACMSSTKIRDHINREVDEAEKLKISSTPTLFINNKPFPKSGTPDVDFLHRLIHQLVNQS
- a CDS encoding DUF885 domain-containing protein, yielding MSKSSLFKRILFGILILLSLVLTLFLHTIFFKPLTLGLFYEKIFWESILNDPEYLTSLGILNNFGIDGYQKKLTDISVERQKQDLEKAKKNLEILLSYGKEDLSGQELLSFEILEWFLRLKISGEKFLFHDYPANQLFGIQSQLPTFLVTQHPIKSSQDVENYIARLEFVPKKIDQLIEGILYRDRKGILPPDFILDRLISEVEGFIKVPAKENILYTSFGGKIEKISSISSDLKDRSLTRVQQSIESGIYPSYSKLLNLFLEQKKHADSRAGVWKLPDGDAYYSHELKKHTTVELDPEQIHNIGLSEVSRIQNEMKTILKSLGKNQSIPNAMSELRKDSQFLFPDNEKGKLQALEEYKKILKDSEEKAKSLFFKMPKSKVEVDRIPIFKEKTAPGAYYDEPALDGSRPGIFYANLRDTKEIPKFGMKTLTYHETIPGHHLQIAIMQELKGLPRFRNTITFTAYVEGWALYAERLAKDYDFFQDPYSDLGRLQAELFRAVRLVVDTGLHYKRWTREQAISYMMQNTGMAPKDVTAEIERYIVYPGQACSYKIGMLKILELREKVKVHKKKTFDIRKFHSVVLDNGSLPLIILERLVEGELLNEKK
- the thiD gene encoding bifunctional hydroxymethylpyrimidine kinase/phosphomethylpyrimidine kinase gives rise to the protein MAQKIKPVTLTIAGSDSGGGAGIQADLKTFTALDTFGTSAITCLTSQNPLGVTGILEVDADFLEKQILAVLDYFPVKSIKTGMLFSTDIIEKTSYLLSKRRNTEKNFSLVIDPVMVSTSGAKLLQESAIDALLTKLIPLADLVTPNLDEAEILTGKKISKSQEMPDFAKLIFEKFKIPVLLKGGHLQNEEVALDILFDGKNISKFEKPFVNGFYPHGTGCTYSSAITSYLARGEKLIEAVRFAKEYLHATIEQSYIVGKNKTLNHTPVFH